CGGACAATTAGGCCAAAAAAGGAGCAATAAAGCATGTTGCAAGAGGCAGCCAACTTATTTAGTATGATCGAAGGGGCTAGCACCAGTACGCAGCTAGAACCATTTAAGAATTATAGCTTGGCAGGTGTGGTAACCCGGGTAACCCTATTTTGTGATGTTGGATTTTCATTCTTCTCGGATTTCAATCAGTGTTCCCGTTGCAGATGTACAATATaacccaaaaaagaaaagcttctgAGCTCTTTTTCTGAGACTACTTACATAAAGCCGTCAAAGAACTTGAAGGCCATTAGCTGAGCTGTGTTCTGGCTAAAGGAAGTGCACAGGACAAAAAAGCCGTCGATCAAGCCGCCAGAAATGAGCACAGGTTTGCGCCCCACGGTGTCCGCAATAAATCCCCAGGGCACCGCCGAGATGATCATCCCCGCGTACGTCACCGCGTGCAGCATCCCCTTGTCCACGATGCTGAGATCGAGGTCGCATTCGGCCGAGGGCAACACATAGGACAGCGCCGAGGCCGAGAAGACCATCGCCGTGAGGCAGGGCGCCGCGCTGCACAGGATGAACACGTTGAACAGCCCGAAGCCACACTCCGCGATGGCCGTCTCGAAGTCGGCGGCGTCCTCCGCCATCACAATAAGGATAATACAGTCGGGGATGTCGGCGTCAAAGTGTCAAtggaaattttgaaaactacTTAAAAGACTCCTGGATGCTTACGAAGCATGTGGTGGGGACTTTCACATAGTTTGACAtcaaaattttatacaaatatcacaaagttttttttttttgtttttaatttgattttgattaaaaatgtatatatttccACAATAAACAAGTGGCAGCTTGAACAGGTTGTATTGTGTTGTATTGTATTGTGTGTGAAGTGAAGAGACTGCAAATCCGGTAATTGTAAGAAATGTTGCAACCAGAATATGTGTCATTAGATTGCTTACGGAGAAGTTTGTGCAGACCAAATATTCTAGTGCTGacacataaattaaaagtttttttttgtttttaatttatatattttaaaccagTTTACCTACCCAAGTGGCAGGCTGTAAATAAAGATGACTACAAAACGTATAATAATACACTTtacattaattcttttaaGGATTTGAGATGACATAAAAATGTATCATGAAGTATGCAACGGACTTGCGGACTAAAAACATATTGACGCATACTGCTTAGATAGCGCTTATAAGTAATATCTAACCTCAAGTGATTTCTGTGGCAAcctatcaaattatttaatgaaatcagACTCCATTTAATAGCTGCGTTTTTAAGCGAGGATATTAAATAGGATATGAACTTTATTGGTTAAAAATCGGTAATTATATTAAGGACATTTTACGGGTACATAAGCTGAAAACATTCAACGCTTTTAATTAATGccaacttataaattaattgtaagtcaaatttgaaatgtgtttcatatataaagaaaatatgcCTTACCTATTTCAACAGAAGATAAGTGCAGTGCACGGATGCAGTTATGCCATCCTAATTAGtattttctaaaacttttatCGCATTTTGAAATAACCAGGGTGCTCTGAAGTGGTTAAATTGGTTTGCACTTTTTGTGAAAGTTCATGTTGTTTACGAATAACTGAAGCGCTCAATCTTATAAATTCGGtccaaaacaaaagcagcCAGATAAGTCAATCCAGGCGGCACTAATTTCCACTTAGCTTGTCTGCAGCTAATGAAACTCTGGTTGATTTTATCTGCAGTCGATAACTCACCTGCCAATTCAGGCAAGCACCCCAGCCCACCTGACTTTTCCCGGTTACAGTTAATTGGTGCTAATGAGATTTGCATGTCGCAGCTTCCGTCGACTTCTGTCCTTGCTCACTAGACAAATCCTTTAAGGGAACACTGGATATTCCTGTTCGTTGGAATTGTATTGTTTTGGGGCTGTAGCAAATTGAATCAAGTTATCCAAGCAATGTAATTTGTACCACAATAAAGATATATTTGGTTTGATTACTTaaggtaaatataaatatttgttgagCGTCTATCTCCTCTAAGCCAGTTAATTTGTTACCTCTAATTTGTACAGCTAAACAAAAGCTTATCTAATGTCACAAGATCTGGTTTAAATTGGAAGGAAACCGATTTGGATGAAAACAAAGCCATTACAAATTCATTCCAATAGGTCTCGTTTAGGGTAGAACTTCAACCGCGTGTTACGAAGCCTGTCTCTTTAAGAAAATGCCGCTTTTGCTGGATTGGGCAGGAATATTGAGAGGATGCCGGACactgtaaaataaatataaataaattgatttttggtGAAATTCGAATAGGTTACTTACATATCAGCACTGCAGAGACCATTATAAATGGAGGCAAACAACCAATCTGAACGAACACGGGGAAGAGTAAATTTCCTGTCAGGGCGCCAAAGCGTCCGCACATCATGGCAATGGCAACCACAACAGTTCTGCCAATCAAAGACTTTAAGTTGATTCGTTTTCAATCAAAGGGCTTAACAAAGTACCTTAATTGTGTGGGAAACAGGACGACCACAGCTCCCAGAAGCGAGGAGACTGCAATTCCGGTAATTGTGAGGAAGGTGGCAGCCACAATAAGTGTCATTAGACTGCTTACGGAGAAATAGAGTATCAGGCCAAACGTGCCCGACAAAAACAGTCCATAAGCTGGAAATATGCAATGCGGTTAGTTAATGCATGCCGAAAATAGTTTCTAGTGAAACGTACTCAACATTCGCTTAGGACCCAGGGCACGGATGATTCCACCAGCAAAAAAGTAACCCACAAATCCAGTTGCCGAGACAATAATGTTATTCAGGTACATGTCCATTGAGATCACCTTgggctaaaaaatatataaaaaatagatatatttACTTATAATATGTGCTTATTACAAAATATCTTAAACATCATGTAaatcaacatttaaaattcagataaaacataaacatttgttggataaaaaaagatattaaaacTTAGCGACTTAATTGTCATTAGACAGAACATATTTACTGACTTCAACAAAAATATGCTTTACTAActtataattgaaattaacaCCTACTTAATTATGACCGATTATGgcaatcatttattttgtgtgCTAGCCACGTCATGATCACGATGAACAGGCGTTAAGTGAGCTGCCAGATAAGCCTAATCTTGAGATCCGAACCTGATACTATCTTCAGATCTATAATCTAGAGACCTTATCTCTAAGTTTTATCTGATACCTACCACTGAACAGGCGTCGGCGTAATTCAGGGCGGTCTTCGCCGTCTGATTGACGCTGAACTCCAGGATGGTGCACATGCTGGCGTCCTCTCCATCCTCGACGTGCAGGGCTTCGTACTCCGCCATGGAGGCGAAGAGCTGAGGCAGCCACAGCCGGATGGTGTTCATGCCCAGGAAGATGCCGAACTGCATCACGTAGCAGCAGAGGGCCAGTCCCAGCAGGGGCTTCCTGGCCAGCGGCTTCATCTGCTGCAGACCGGATCGAAGGCTCTCCGCCAAGGTGCGCGACTGTCGCTTCGAGGGCACTTTTTCAGACTTCTCCTCGATGGTGTAGATAACCTCGTCCCGGGCGGCTTTGCGGTTTGGTGCCTCCTGTATAAGGGCTTTGATCTGTGAAGAAATGATTttataagtaattaaaaaacaatttttttaaactatttactTACCGGATAGGTATCCTTGGGCTTCCGGGTGTTTACATGGTAGATCTTCTTGAAGgcctccaacgcttcctcgtTTCGTCCTTGGGCCATCAAAAACCGCGGACTCTCCGGCATGCCACAAAAAATCAGCCCACTGACCAAACTTGGGATGCCCAAAACAAACAGGAAAATTTGCCAACTGTGGACTAATAACATTAAGTAATTAATGATTTCCATTACTTCTGTTGACAACTTTATAGGCAAACTCACTGTCCAAGCCCCAGAAGTGAAAGTCCCAATCTCTTGGAAAGATGCCCCAGGCCAGAAGAGGCAGTGAAACCGTAGCCGTGGACGTCACCATACCGACGATCATCAGAACGGATGATCGGTGCTTGGGTCCGTGCATCTCCGTCAAATAGGTAAAGAGCACGGCCG
This genomic window from Drosophila gunungcola strain Sukarami chromosome 3R, Dgunungcola_SK_2, whole genome shotgun sequence contains:
- the LOC128260446 gene encoding synaptic vesicle glycoprotein 2B, with amino-acid sequence MSEKNTEKVDPEKSKELENDNDADGNSDSTAEAAATPAEEGPATFDKAIEGAGFGLFNLMLLVVSIPAQSAAMFESSSMSYILPVAECDLHLTLEDKGVLNAVAYAGMTISAIAWGYLADTKGRKKILYWGYLIDAVCVFGSALSQNFMMLVVFKFLGGLVVNGPAAVLFTYLTEMHGPKHRSSVLMIVGMVTSTATVSLPLLAWGIFPRDWDFHFWGLDIHSWQIFLFVLGIPSLVSGLIFCGMPESPRFLMAQGRNEEALEAFKKIYHVNTRKPKDTYPIKALIQEAPNRKAARDEVIYTIEEKSEKVPSKRQSRTLAESLRSGLQQMKPLARKPLLGLALCCYVMQFGIFLGMNTIRLWLPQLFASMAEYEALHVEDGEDASMCTILEFSVNQTAKTALNYADACSVPKVISMDMYLNNIIVSATGFVGYFFAGGIIRALGPKRMLTYGLFLSGTFGLILYFSVSSLMTLIVAATFLTITGIAVSSLLGAVVVLFPTQLRTVVVAIAMMCGRFGALTGNLLFPVFVQIGCLPPFIMVSAVLILSGILSIFLPNPAKAAFS